A window of Streptomyces caniferus contains these coding sequences:
- a CDS encoding DUF6758 family protein, with translation MRGEPSCPKCGGRVRAPGLFSDTWQCALHGTVHPLQPVVPPSVEALGVVVHRAQVPVWMPWPLPVGWLFTGVACAGDDRSGGRATAVACTGPGPLGGPGELLLIAEELGVGLGARYAGIDGPDPGSHMCVDKPPHAKVLAAGRPTALWHVDGAPPDRAVFAGEARGLWLWAIAWPEQSGLLLYDELVLTDLREAGAEVDLLPCGAISPRILG, from the coding sequence ATGAGGGGCGAACCCAGTTGCCCGAAGTGCGGAGGCCGGGTAAGGGCGCCCGGTCTCTTCTCCGACACCTGGCAGTGCGCGCTGCACGGCACCGTGCACCCACTCCAGCCCGTCGTCCCGCCGAGCGTCGAGGCGCTCGGCGTCGTCGTGCACCGCGCACAGGTGCCCGTATGGATGCCCTGGCCGCTGCCGGTCGGCTGGCTGTTCACCGGCGTGGCCTGCGCCGGGGACGACCGCAGCGGCGGCCGCGCGACCGCGGTGGCCTGCACGGGCCCCGGGCCGCTCGGCGGACCGGGCGAACTGCTGCTGATCGCCGAGGAGCTGGGCGTCGGCCTCGGCGCGCGCTACGCCGGCATCGACGGCCCCGACCCCGGCTCCCACATGTGCGTGGACAAACCGCCGCACGCCAAGGTGCTCGCCGCCGGACGCCCGACCGCGCTGTGGCACGTCGACGGTGCGCCCCCGGACCGTGCGGTCTTCGCGGGCGAGGCGCGCGGGCTGTGGCTCTGGGCGATCGCCTGGCCGGAGCAGTCGGGGCTGCTGCTGTACGACGAGCTGGTACTGACGGATCTGCGCGAGGCGGGTGCCGAGGTGGACCTGCTGCCGTGCGGGGCCATCTCCCCGCGCATCCTGGGCTGA
- a CDS encoding PHP domain-containing protein, with the protein MRIDLHTHSTASDGTDTPAELVRNAAAAGLDVVALTDHDTVGGHAEARAALPAGLTLVTGAELSCRLDGVSLHMLAYLFDPEEPELAGERELVRDDRVPRAQGMVAKLRELGVPVTWEQVARIAGDGAVGRPHIATALVDLGVVGSVSDAFTSEWLANDGRAYVQKHELDPFDAIRLVKAAGGVTVFAHPLAVKRGSCVPESAIAELAAAGLDGIEVDHMDHDAPTRARLRGLSADLGLLACGSSDYHGSRKTCRLGEYTTDPEVYGEIVRRATGAFPVPGTGG; encoded by the coding sequence GTGCGCATCGATCTGCACACCCACTCCACGGCGTCCGACGGTACGGACACCCCCGCGGAGCTGGTGCGGAACGCCGCGGCCGCGGGTCTGGACGTCGTCGCGCTGACCGACCACGACACCGTCGGCGGCCACGCCGAGGCGCGGGCCGCGCTGCCCGCGGGGCTGACGCTGGTCACCGGCGCCGAACTCTCCTGCCGGCTCGACGGCGTGAGCCTCCACATGCTCGCCTACCTCTTCGATCCCGAGGAGCCGGAACTCGCCGGCGAGCGGGAGCTGGTGCGGGACGACCGGGTGCCGCGGGCCCAGGGCATGGTCGCCAAGCTGCGTGAGCTCGGTGTGCCGGTCACCTGGGAGCAGGTCGCCCGGATCGCCGGCGACGGCGCCGTGGGACGGCCGCACATCGCCACCGCCCTCGTCGACCTGGGCGTGGTCGGCTCCGTCTCGGACGCCTTCACCTCCGAGTGGCTCGCGAACGACGGCAGGGCGTACGTGCAGAAGCACGAGCTCGACCCGTTCGACGCGATCCGGCTGGTCAAGGCCGCCGGCGGGGTCACCGTCTTCGCGCATCCGCTGGCCGTCAAGCGCGGCTCCTGCGTACCGGAGAGCGCGATCGCCGAACTCGCCGCGGCCGGCCTCGACGGCATCGAGGTCGACCACATGGACCACGACGCGCCGACCCGCGCGCGGCTGCGCGGCCTCTCCGCCGACCTCGGCCTGCTGGCCTGCGGCTCCAGCGACTACCACGGCAGCCGCAAGACCTGCCGGCTGGGCGAATACACCACCGACCCCGAGGTCTACGGCGAGATCGTCCGCCGCGCGACCGGCGCCTTCCCCGTTCCCGGCACGGGCGGCTGA
- a CDS encoding MarC family protein gives MFDIAVFSTLFVTLFVIMDPPGITPIFLGLTSGRPAKVQRRMAWQAATVAFCVIAVFGLFGRQILGRLHISTPALMIAGGLLLLLVALDLLTGKSEEPTQTKDVNVALVPLGMPLLAGPGAIVSVILAVQHAHGFAAQLSVWTAIAAIHVVLYLVMRFSLVIIRVIKDGGVVLVTRLAGMMLSALAVQQIINGVLQVIQGA, from the coding sequence GTGTTCGACATCGCTGTCTTCAGTACGCTCTTCGTCACCCTCTTCGTGATCATGGATCCGCCGGGGATCACCCCGATCTTCCTGGGCCTGACCTCCGGCCGGCCCGCCAAGGTGCAGCGCCGGATGGCCTGGCAGGCGGCCACCGTCGCCTTCTGCGTCATCGCCGTCTTCGGCCTCTTCGGCCGGCAGATCCTGGGGCGGCTGCACATCTCGACGCCCGCGCTGATGATCGCGGGTGGGCTGCTGCTCCTGCTGGTCGCGCTGGATCTGCTGACCGGGAAGTCGGAGGAGCCGACCCAGACCAAGGACGTCAATGTGGCGCTGGTGCCGCTGGGCATGCCGCTGCTGGCCGGGCCCGGCGCGATCGTGTCGGTGATCCTCGCGGTGCAGCACGCGCACGGCTTCGCCGCCCAGCTCTCCGTCTGGACGGCGATCGCGGCGATCCATGTGGTGCTCTACCTGGTGATGCGGTTCTCGCTGGTGATCATCCGCGTGATCAAGGACGGCGGAGTGGTCCTGGTGACCCGGCTGGCGGGCATGATGCTCTCCGCCCTCGCGGTGCAGCAGATCATCAACGGCGTGCTGCAGGTGATCC
- a CDS encoding suppressor of fused domain protein, with product MSDVLELVEARLRTTLGEPDARAAVTFLGTDRIEVLRFVDNGVVRYATLGMSAQPMADPTAVLADPLRGPRAELLLSVRAGRVESDKVLRPLAVLAASPQVEGVVVAPGASLDVGEPLWPGAAFTSVLVASPGGLVEDLELDEPREPVRFLPLLPMTPNEAAWKRVHGAEALEKRWLEHGTDLRDPLRTGVPLD from the coding sequence ATGTCTGACGTTCTTGAGCTGGTCGAGGCCCGGTTGCGGACGACCCTGGGCGAGCCGGACGCGCGCGCTGCCGTCACGTTCCTCGGCACCGACCGTATCGAGGTCCTCCGCTTCGTGGACAACGGGGTGGTGCGTTACGCCACGCTCGGGATGTCCGCGCAGCCCATGGCCGATCCCACCGCGGTGCTGGCCGATCCGCTGCGCGGCCCGCGTGCCGAACTCCTGCTGTCCGTACGCGCCGGCCGGGTGGAGAGCGACAAGGTGCTCCGGCCGCTCGCCGTACTCGCCGCGTCGCCGCAGGTCGAAGGGGTGGTCGTGGCCCCCGGGGCCTCGCTGGACGTGGGGGAGCCGCTGTGGCCGGGGGCGGCTTTCACCTCGGTCCTGGTCGCCTCGCCCGGGGGGCTGGTCGAGGATCTCGAACTCGATGAGCCGAGGGAGCCGGTCCGCTTCCTGCCGCTGCTGCCGATGACGCCCAACGAGGCGGCCTGGAAGCGGGTGCACGGGGCCGAGGCCCTGGAGAAGCGGTGGCTGGAGCACGGTACGGATCTGCGTGACCCGCTGCGTACGGGCGTACCGCTCGACTGA